Proteins found in one Vallitalea guaymasensis genomic segment:
- a CDS encoding 3'-5' exoribonuclease YhaM family protein produces MRYIVDMKEGEQIQDHYLCVNKQVLKTRAGKTYYSLKLQDKTGVVDAKIWDLNDGINDFSEHEYIKIDALVITFQNSIQLNIRRLRKSSEGEYDPREYIPVSSRDINEMYSELLTFVNDIDNKYLSALVKKFFVEDREFIKTFKEHTAAKTMHHSYLGGLLEHTLCVLNMCKFFAGNYKVINKDILYTSALFHDIGKIKELSKFPIIEYTDPGQLLGHIMISTEWVSDRIKEIPGFPEDLAYMVKHCILAHHGELEYGSPKKPQTIEALALHFADNCDAKLRTFSDLLETSDVEDNWLGWQRIFDSNVRRTRY; encoded by the coding sequence ATGCGTTACATAGTAGACATGAAAGAAGGAGAACAAATACAAGACCATTACTTGTGTGTTAATAAGCAAGTATTGAAAACAAGAGCTGGTAAAACCTACTATTCCCTAAAATTACAAGATAAGACAGGTGTAGTAGATGCTAAGATATGGGATTTGAATGATGGCATCAATGATTTTAGTGAGCATGAATACATTAAAATCGATGCTTTGGTTATAACATTCCAAAACTCCATACAGCTTAATATAAGAAGATTGAGAAAAAGCAGTGAAGGAGAGTATGACCCAAGAGAGTACATTCCAGTTTCTAGCAGGGATATTAACGAGATGTATTCAGAATTACTTACATTTGTTAACGATATAGATAACAAATACCTTAGTGCTTTAGTTAAGAAATTCTTTGTTGAAGATAGAGAGTTCATTAAAACATTCAAAGAGCATACAGCTGCAAAAACAATGCATCATAGTTATCTAGGAGGTTTACTAGAGCATACTCTTTGTGTACTCAATATGTGTAAATTCTTTGCTGGTAATTATAAAGTGATCAATAAGGATATATTATATACTTCTGCATTGTTCCACGATATAGGAAAGATTAAAGAGTTGTCAAAATTCCCTATTATCGAATATACTGACCCTGGTCAATTGTTAGGTCACATAATGATATCAACTGAATGGGTTTCTGATAGAATTAAAGAAATTCCAGGTTTCCCAGAGGATCTTGCTTACATGGTAAAACATTGTATCTTAGCTCATCACGGAGAATTGGAATATGGTTCACCTAAGAAACCACAAACAATAGAGGCACTTGCTCTACATTTTGCAGATAACTGTGATGCAAAATTAAGAACATTTTCTGATCTATTAGAAACAAGTGATGTGGAAGACAATTGGTTAGGATGGCAGAGAATCTTCGATTCTAATGTTAGAAGAACAAGATATTAA
- the rlmD gene encoding 23S rRNA (uracil(1939)-C(5))-methyltransferase RlmD, with product MKAKNVELPVVKNEYYEMVIDDLGINGEGIGKIDGYTLFVDGALPQEKIKVKVIKTKKNFGFGKLIDILEPSIHRIDPVCDIAKRCGGCQLQHLSYEGQLNYKQKKVQDIIERIGGITDIEVNKVIGMENPYFYRNKVQFPVGSMGDDSVNIGFYAMRSHNIITTDKCYIQQPVNKDIIGVVKEYMLKNNVKPYNEVSHKGVVRHIVTRVSFHTKEIMVGVVINGNKLPNSDELISNLRKIEDVAGIFISVNKEKTNVIMGNKIKMLWGKPYITDYIGEVAYNISPLSFYQVNPVQTEKLYSKVLEFADLSGDEIVWDAYCGIGTISLFLAGKSKKVMGVEIVPEAIVDAKKNAELNDIGNTEFYVGKAEEVITGKYNEGVRADVIVVDPPRKGCDRELLETIMKMQPEKVVYVSCDPGTMARDVKVLGEGGYRVEEIQPVDMFPQTVHVETVSLLIKK from the coding sequence ATGAAGGCAAAAAATGTTGAGTTACCGGTAGTTAAGAATGAGTATTATGAAATGGTTATAGATGACCTAGGTATAAATGGTGAAGGTATAGGTAAGATAGATGGCTATACCCTATTTGTTGATGGTGCTTTACCACAAGAGAAAATCAAGGTAAAAGTAATTAAGACTAAAAAGAATTTTGGGTTTGGAAAATTAATTGATATCTTAGAACCTTCTATTCATAGAATTGACCCTGTGTGCGATATAGCAAAACGATGCGGTGGGTGTCAGTTACAGCATTTATCCTATGAAGGTCAATTAAATTATAAACAGAAAAAGGTACAAGATATTATTGAGAGAATCGGCGGTATAACTGATATAGAAGTCAACAAAGTTATAGGTATGGAAAATCCTTATTTCTATAGAAATAAAGTCCAATTCCCTGTAGGAAGCATGGGAGATGATTCTGTAAATATTGGATTCTATGCAATGAGAAGCCATAATATAATAACTACAGATAAATGTTATATTCAACAGCCAGTAAATAAGGATATTATTGGTGTTGTTAAAGAATATATGTTGAAGAATAATGTAAAGCCATATAATGAGGTAAGTCATAAGGGTGTTGTTAGACATATTGTTACTAGAGTTAGTTTTCATACGAAAGAGATTATGGTCGGTGTTGTAATTAATGGTAATAAGTTGCCTAATAGTGATGAACTGATTAGTAATCTTAGGAAAATAGAGGATGTAGCTGGTATATTTATTAGTGTTAATAAAGAAAAGACTAATGTTATCATGGGTAATAAGATAAAGATGTTATGGGGTAAACCTTATATAACTGATTATATTGGAGAAGTTGCCTATAATATTTCGCCATTATCTTTTTATCAAGTGAATCCTGTACAGACTGAGAAGTTGTATAGTAAGGTTTTAGAGTTTGCAGATTTGTCAGGGGATGAAATAGTATGGGATGCTTATTGTGGGATTGGTACCATATCGTTATTTTTAGCAGGTAAGAGTAAGAAGGTTATGGGAGTAGAGATAGTTCCAGAAGCTATAGTGGATGCTAAGAAGAATGCTGAGCTTAATGATATTGGTAATACGGAATTTTATGTTGGTAAGGCTGAAGAGGTAATTACAGGAAAGTATAATGAAGGTGTCAGGGCAGATGTTATAGTTGTTGATCCACCTAGAAAAGGGTGCGATAGGGAGCTGTTGGAGACTATTATGAAAATGCAGCCAGAGAAGGTTGTGTATGTGTCATGTGACCCTGGTACTATGGCTAGAGATGTTAAGGTGCTTGGGGAAGGCGGTTATAGGGTTGAGGAAATTCAGCCGGTGGATATGTTTCCTCAGACTGTGCATGTGGAGACGGTCTCGCTGTTAATAAAGAAATAG
- a CDS encoding flavodoxin domain-containing protein: MNKKILVAYGSKKGSTAEIAEKIGETLRQKGFQVDVLDAGKVKDLTPYSKIILGSSVYIGFWHKKAVLFLKKNIEALEKMPVWLYICGPTGHENPIEQIKGRFYPKSLQPVIERIHPREITCFGGKLVLKTLNPFEKWIVKNVKAPEGDFRDWQAITSWANTIKE, translated from the coding sequence ATGAATAAAAAAATATTAGTGGCTTATGGCTCAAAAAAAGGCTCTACTGCAGAGATTGCCGAAAAAATCGGTGAAACACTTAGGCAAAAAGGCTTTCAGGTAGATGTTCTAGATGCTGGTAAAGTAAAAGATCTAACCCCTTATAGTAAAATCATTCTCGGCAGTTCAGTTTATATCGGTTTTTGGCATAAAAAAGCTGTGTTATTCTTAAAAAAGAACATCGAGGCATTGGAAAAAATGCCTGTTTGGCTTTATATCTGTGGTCCAACCGGTCATGAAAATCCGATTGAACAAATAAAAGGCAGGTTTTATCCCAAATCTTTACAGCCAGTTATTGAACGTATACATCCTAGAGAGATCACCTGCTTTGGTGGCAAACTGGTGTTGAAAACATTGAATCCTTTTGAAAAATGGATTGTAAAAAATGTAAAAGCTCCAGAAGGCGACTTCCGTGATTGGCAGGCAATTACATCCTGGGCAAATACAATCAAAGAATAG
- a CDS encoding TetR/AcrR family transcriptional regulator, translated as MELVLEGKNDKQITTREIASKAGVNLALINYYYQSKENLLSQVVGTLMGDIIEKFNPNSHTGTDAQTRLRSILFSTADAAFRYPSICKIAISQELKTGCESSCKLVIPLLKEIMTELDESDLNIIALQLMIPFHHIVLEPELYSRYLDTDFYDEKLRKQKINQMINNVLSRQTKVVEK; from the coding sequence ATGGAATTAGTGCTTGAGGGAAAAAACGATAAACAGATAACAACGAGAGAGATTGCATCAAAAGCTGGTGTGAATCTTGCGCTTATCAATTATTATTATCAGTCAAAAGAGAATCTGCTTAGTCAGGTTGTAGGAACGCTGATGGGTGATATTATTGAAAAATTTAATCCAAATAGCCACACAGGTACCGATGCACAGACAAGACTACGAAGTATACTGTTTTCTACAGCGGATGCGGCATTCAGATATCCCAGTATATGTAAAATAGCCATTTCACAAGAACTTAAAACCGGATGCGAGAGCTCTTGCAAATTAGTCATACCTTTACTAAAAGAGATAATGACTGAGTTAGATGAATCAGATTTGAATATTATCGCTTTGCAATTAATGATTCCATTTCACCATATTGTACTTGAACCAGAGCTTTATAGTAGGTATTTGGATACAGATTTTTATGATGAAAAATTGCGGAAGCAAAAGATTAATCAAATGATTAATAATGTATTATCTAGACAAACTAAGGTGGTAGAGAAATGA
- a CDS encoding oxidoreductase has translation MSNQEKPLLQPIKIGSHTIKNRVVMAPMNMNYTAPMHFPSKQQKAYYAARAMGGTGMIIVEAMRGTDHETADTYRKYNNLAIYDETFVPKMADFVEHVKSFGAKIIAQVSIGPGAQGTSDLGATQPVAASPIGYHVRHHKLITGLGSPTNMKPTLSLARTLGYNEKISTDPIKAFEQISNVPGMHIIGEIPREITKEEISKLIADYGYAAKCIKLAGFDGIEIHAPHGYLLHSFISPRLNQRTDQYGGSLDNKLRIIKESIDSMRKYVGPDFVIGVRISASVEIEGDITPEYANEVAKKLESYGANFIHLSDGSYECMSDFIPKKEGQVLPKAKIVKQGLTIPLICPSVHDPELADEAVRNGDVDMISQGRQQIADPEWVNKYAEGKTEDIVRCTRCNEGCIKRFLVGLPVRCTMNPMVGHEEDFDKYAKRSLESLQNRHWETIGEIGKEPSSF, from the coding sequence ATGTCAAATCAAGAAAAACCTCTATTACAACCAATCAAAATAGGAAGTCATACTATTAAGAATAGAGTGGTTATGGCACCAATGAATATGAATTATACTGCTCCAATGCACTTTCCTAGTAAACAACAAAAAGCTTATTATGCTGCAAGAGCTATGGGTGGTACTGGAATGATTATTGTTGAAGCTATGAGAGGTACTGACCACGAGACTGCAGATACATATCGTAAATATAATAATTTAGCAATTTATGATGAGACTTTTGTACCTAAAATGGCTGATTTTGTAGAGCATGTCAAGTCATTTGGAGCAAAGATCATTGCACAAGTATCTATTGGTCCCGGTGCTCAAGGAACAAGCGATCTTGGAGCCACTCAACCAGTAGCCGCTTCACCTATTGGATATCATGTACGACACCATAAACTAATAACTGGTTTAGGCTCTCCAACAAATATGAAGCCTACCCTCTCCCTAGCAAGAACACTTGGTTATAATGAAAAAATTAGTACCGATCCAATAAAAGCCTTTGAACAGATCAGTAATGTGCCTGGTATGCATATTATTGGAGAAATACCAAGAGAAATAACAAAAGAAGAAATCAGCAAACTGATAGCTGATTATGGTTATGCTGCAAAATGTATTAAATTAGCAGGATTTGATGGAATTGAGATTCATGCACCTCATGGATACTTATTACATTCATTTATATCACCAAGATTAAATCAAAGAACTGACCAATATGGTGGTTCATTGGATAACAAACTAAGAATTATCAAAGAAAGTATTGATTCAATGAGAAAGTATGTAGGACCTGACTTTGTTATCGGTGTTAGAATTAGTGCATCAGTAGAAATTGAAGGAGATATTACTCCTGAATATGCTAATGAAGTAGCTAAAAAATTAGAAAGCTATGGCGCTAATTTTATTCATTTATCAGATGGGTCTTATGAATGTATGAGTGACTTTATTCCCAAAAAAGAAGGTCAAGTATTACCTAAAGCTAAAATAGTTAAACAAGGATTAACCATTCCACTTATTTGTCCATCAGTTCATGATCCTGAATTAGCAGATGAAGCAGTTCGAAATGGTGACGTAGATATGATTTCACAAGGCAGACAACAAATAGCTGATCCAGAGTGGGTGAATAAGTATGCTGAAGGAAAAACCGAAGATATTGTTCGTTGTACACGGTGTAATGAAGGATGTATTAAACGTTTCTTAGTTGGATTACCTGTACGATGTACCATGAATCCAATGGTAGGACATGAAGAAGATTTTGATAAGTATGCAAAACGCTCATTAGAATCACTTCAAAATCGTCATTGGGAAACAATAGGTGAAATTGGTAAAGAACCGTCTTCATTTTGA
- a CDS encoding MarR family winged helix-turn-helix transcriptional regulator, whose translation MNNNRLDNIFLQFKRLVGIIEKDIIKKISDMDIGDLTIAEIGIMDAIGLNSEKTIKEIAQQLEVAVSTPTKTMDRLVKKGYIVRKTSDEDRRMVVSTLTEKGHDALIKVTTMRQEKIMEFTKKLTHEEIDQLLLILDKLM comes from the coding sequence ATGAATAACAATCGATTAGACAACATTTTTCTACAATTTAAAAGACTAGTTGGTATTATTGAAAAAGATATTATCAAAAAAATCTCTGATATGGATATTGGTGATCTTACAATTGCCGAAATCGGTATTATGGATGCTATTGGATTAAATTCTGAAAAAACAATAAAAGAAATTGCTCAGCAGTTAGAAGTTGCAGTAAGTACTCCAACAAAGACTATGGACCGCCTTGTAAAAAAAGGTTATATTGTTAGAAAAACCAGTGACGAAGATAGAAGAATGGTCGTTTCAACATTAACTGAAAAGGGACATGATGCATTAATCAAAGTTACTACCATGCGTCAAGAAAAAATAATGGAATTTACAAAAAAACTTACCCATGAAGAAATTGATCAACTATTGCTAATCCTAGATAAACTTATGTAA
- a CDS encoding GNAT family N-acetyltransferase produces the protein MKFKFVKYKSSYTLDAAKMMRKTWHYDKCFEGIKDNIYFYKIFFKYSMIASDYHDLIVDENDKLVGILMARSINKKKLSLNYIGLGINFIFRWLTGEFGKRIQAIKNISIMVKDNEKIMKDVKKYDNEITLFFVDENTRGNGLGKKLMNRYINYCKNQGIRNIILMTDAGCNYGFYEHYGFKRINAIHSDLFAKPEIEYNGFAYAYEAELSIEGKID, from the coding sequence ATGAAATTCAAGTTTGTTAAATATAAAAGTTCATATACACTGGATGCAGCAAAAATGATGAGAAAAACATGGCATTATGATAAATGCTTTGAAGGAATTAAAGATAACATTTATTTCTACAAAATATTTTTCAAATATTCTATGATTGCCAGTGACTATCATGATTTAATTGTAGATGAAAACGACAAATTAGTAGGAATTTTAATGGCTAGATCAATTAATAAAAAAAAGTTATCCTTAAACTATATCGGATTAGGTATAAACTTTATATTTAGATGGTTAACCGGTGAATTCGGCAAAAGAATACAGGCTATTAAAAATATATCTATAATGGTAAAAGATAATGAAAAAATAATGAAAGACGTAAAGAAATACGATAATGAAATAACTTTATTTTTTGTCGATGAAAATACCCGAGGAAACGGGTTAGGCAAAAAACTGATGAATAGGTATATTAACTACTGTAAGAACCAAGGTATTAGAAATATAATCTTAATGACAGATGCTGGATGTAATTATGGATTTTATGAACATTATGGATTCAAGCGAATCAACGCAATCCACAGCGATCTTTTCGCAAAACCTGAAATTGAGTATAATGGATTTGCATATGCTTATGAAGCGGAATTATCTATAGAAGGGAAGATTGATTAA
- a CDS encoding MarR family winged helix-turn-helix transcriptional regulator: MDLRCNIIKFYQDYILNELKLMNNPKFDNKITYNSLLYLDLIDSTENCTVSYIANALHIAKSSVTLKVKELERLGLVEKKQSKQDKRTYYLSTTHKAKDLFKVYDLSLDHAVSEIEEYYSKEDIQKFNEMILILTRHFKLTVDEELKVK, translated from the coding sequence ATGGACTTAAGATGCAATATTATCAAATTCTATCAAGATTATATTTTAAATGAACTAAAACTAATGAACAACCCAAAATTTGATAATAAAATTACTTATAACAGCTTACTATATCTTGATCTTATAGATTCTACTGAAAACTGTACCGTTAGCTATATTGCAAACGCACTACATATTGCAAAATCATCTGTGACTCTTAAAGTCAAAGAATTAGAACGGCTTGGGCTGGTAGAAAAGAAACAAAGTAAGCAAGATAAAAGAACCTACTATCTTTCAACTACTCATAAGGCAAAGGATTTATTCAAAGTATACGACCTGTCACTTGATCATGCTGTTAGTGAAATTGAAGAATACTATTCAAAAGAAGATATACAAAAATTTAATGAGATGATTCTTATACTAACACGTCATTTTAAATTGACAGTAGATGAAGAACTTAAAGTCAAATAA
- a CDS encoding sodium-dependent transporter gives MDIEKKQKSKRFRSRWGFILASVGSAVGMANVWGFPNKLGSNGGGAFLLIYLLFIFIFSYVGLPAEFAIGRRSKTGTLGSYENALNTRSKRAGKIGGILGWLPLAGSMCIAIGYAVIVAYIFKALINSLTGNLMTVDTGKWFESFSLTPHSVIPYHVIIVIVTLFTLFLGVKSIEKTNKIMMPLFFIIFIVLAVRVAMLPNVMEGYLFMLIPRWEVLKDPMVWIWAMGQALFSLSITGSGMIVYGAYLGENEDVISVARKTALFDTIAALIAALVIIPACFSYDLDVGAGPGLLFVTLPTILQDIPMGRIFAIILYVAMIFAGISSLQNMFEAVGESLLHKFPKLNRKGVLCILCLICLGFGINMEAIFQWGPWMDFVSIYIIPIGATLGAVCWFWVMKKEDLFLEINKGRTKKQGNAWYYIGRYVYVPFVIILCCVAMFMKVAF, from the coding sequence ATGGATATTGAAAAAAAACAAAAATCAAAAAGATTTCGCAGTCGCTGGGGATTTATTTTAGCATCTGTGGGTTCTGCTGTAGGAATGGCTAATGTATGGGGATTTCCAAATAAACTGGGGAGTAATGGTGGTGGTGCATTTTTACTAATCTATCTACTTTTTATTTTTATTTTTAGTTATGTAGGCTTACCTGCAGAGTTTGCTATTGGACGCCGTTCCAAAACAGGAACTTTGGGTTCTTATGAAAACGCTTTGAACACACGCAGTAAAAGAGCTGGGAAAATTGGCGGAATTCTCGGCTGGTTACCATTAGCAGGATCAATGTGCATTGCTATAGGTTATGCCGTTATTGTAGCCTATATATTTAAGGCTTTGATTAATTCCTTAACAGGTAATTTAATGACTGTAGATACTGGTAAGTGGTTTGAATCTTTTTCACTTACGCCTCATTCTGTAATACCATACCATGTTATTATAGTAATAGTAACTTTGTTTACACTATTCTTAGGAGTAAAGAGTATTGAAAAAACAAACAAAATTATGATGCCTTTATTTTTTATAATATTTATTGTTTTGGCAGTACGTGTTGCAATGCTTCCAAATGTAATGGAAGGTTACTTGTTTATGCTTATTCCACGTTGGGAGGTACTGAAAGACCCAATGGTATGGATTTGGGCTATGGGGCAAGCATTATTTTCACTGTCCATTACAGGAAGTGGGATGATTGTTTATGGTGCTTATTTAGGAGAAAATGAAGATGTGATTTCTGTGGCTCGTAAAACTGCTCTTTTTGATACTATTGCAGCACTTATTGCAGCCTTGGTAATTATCCCCGCATGTTTCTCTTATGACCTTGATGTTGGAGCAGGTCCAGGATTACTTTTTGTTACATTGCCTACCATTTTACAGGATATTCCTATGGGTCGTATTTTTGCAATTATTTTATATGTTGCTATGATTTTCGCAGGTATCAGTTCTTTGCAAAATATGTTTGAAGCAGTTGGTGAATCTTTACTACATAAGTTTCCTAAACTCAATCGTAAAGGAGTTCTATGCATTTTATGTTTAATCTGTTTAGGCTTTGGAATAAATATGGAAGCTATCTTCCAGTGGGGTCCATGGATGGATTTTGTATCAATTTATATTATCCCTATAGGTGCAACATTAGGTGCTGTTTGTTGGTTTTGGGTAATGAAAAAAGAAGATTTATTTCTTGAAATCAATAAGGGTAGAACTAAAAAACAGGGAAATGCATGGTATTATATCGGTCGCTATGTATATGTTCCATTTGTCATTATCCTTTGTTGTGTAGCTATGTTTATGAAAGTAGCTTTCTAA
- a CDS encoding TIGR04076 family protein, with translation MKKWYDEEYEFEIEVTGFLRSDHTERYCRNGEEVGDKYTCTYGCPVNSDGQGICSKVMMIMFPIMESVRSGGDLQNIGGSSKYSKDIVCPDGCVMFRLTARKLDNENFFKGKFFD, from the coding sequence ATGAAAAAATGGTATGATGAGGAGTACGAATTTGAAATTGAGGTAACTGGCTTTCTTCGCAGTGACCATACAGAGAGGTACTGCCGAAACGGTGAGGAAGTGGGGGATAAATATACCTGCACCTATGGCTGTCCAGTGAATTCGGATGGACAAGGTATCTGTTCCAAAGTTATGATGATTATGTTCCCAATCATGGAGTCGGTCAGAAGTGGTGGTGATTTACAGAATATTGGCGGCAGTTCTAAATATAGCAAGGACATTGTATGCCCAGATGGTTGCGTCATGTTCAGGCTTACGGCAAGGAAACTTGACAATGAGAATTTTTTCAAGGGGAAGTTTTTTGATTAG
- a CDS encoding ribbon-helix-helix domain-containing protein produces MEKKKRGRPTDNPKRYKVTAKLDVESKEILDTYCSEKDVSMMEAIRRGIKKLKDDLKG; encoded by the coding sequence TTGGAGAAAAAGAAACGAGGTCGCCCAACTGACAATCCTAAACGTTATAAGGTAACTGCAAAATTAGATGTTGAAAGCAAAGAAATTTTGGACACCTATTGTAGCGAAAAAGATGTAAGCATGATGGAAGCAATAAGGCGTGGGATTAAGAAGTTAAAAGATGACCTTAAAGGATGA
- a CDS encoding heavy metal translocating P-type ATPase, whose translation MKRLMDFLFGVKMTIVSGVFLVLSLICMISGIQSPIDFAWGAVLISGIPMLILALQRLIFERWVSSALLISMAMVASVLIGEFFAAGEVAFIMAIGAILEDKTVEKAHKGLKNLINLTPVKGRILRGNDKEELIDAKDIKLNDKLRVLPGEKIPVDGVIVNGSSSVDQSIMTGESLPVDKSMGDDVYCGTLNCYGTIDIKAIAVGEDSSLKKMIKMVEEAENNKAPMQRIADKLAVWLVPIALLIAIFVWLITGNVVRGVTVLVVFCPCALALATPTSIMAAIGQATKKGIIIKSGAALENMGKVDTITFDKTGTLTYGKLTVSDIYFDKDIIDREKFLTMTSSIERLSEHPLAKAVVEKAKEENIDFIDCENFSMTPGKGVKGIIDSKTVYCGKVNYLKENNITIDKQIEYKINDLQNKGMALILMAIDDKCVGVIGLSDIMRNDVKVIVDELKYMNTEVVLLTGDNQKTANFFAEKIGISNIHSDLLPEDKVSHVKRLINNKKIVAMVGDGVNDAPALKTADVSIAMGTMGSDVAIEAADIALLGDDIGKIPYVKRLANETVKTIKFNITLSMIINVLAIIMSVLGLLNPITGALVHNAGSVLVVLNAALLYDRNYENKQGNKNTRLAKAM comes from the coding sequence ATGAAGAGATTAATGGATTTTTTATTTGGCGTTAAGATGACAATTGTATCAGGCGTATTTCTAGTATTAAGTCTAATATGTATGATTTCAGGAATACAGTCTCCTATTGATTTCGCTTGGGGTGCAGTTTTGATTTCTGGTATACCCATGTTAATATTAGCATTACAGAGATTAATATTTGAAAGGTGGGTATCTTCGGCATTATTAATATCAATGGCTATGGTTGCATCTGTTTTAATCGGCGAATTTTTTGCGGCTGGTGAAGTTGCTTTTATTATGGCGATAGGTGCCATATTGGAAGATAAAACTGTAGAGAAAGCACACAAAGGGTTAAAGAATCTTATTAACCTTACACCAGTAAAAGGAAGAATACTTAGGGGAAATGATAAAGAAGAGTTAATAGATGCAAAAGATATTAAACTAAATGATAAACTAAGAGTATTACCAGGAGAAAAGATACCTGTAGATGGGGTCATAGTAAATGGTAGTTCATCTGTTGATCAATCTATAATGACAGGAGAATCCTTGCCAGTTGATAAATCTATGGGTGATGACGTATATTGCGGAACTCTTAATTGTTATGGAACTATTGATATAAAAGCAATTGCTGTGGGAGAAGATTCATCACTTAAAAAGATGATAAAGATGGTTGAAGAAGCTGAAAATAATAAAGCTCCCATGCAGAGAATTGCAGATAAATTAGCTGTATGGTTAGTTCCTATAGCTCTTTTAATTGCTATATTTGTTTGGTTGATTACTGGTAATGTAGTAAGAGGCGTAACTGTTCTTGTTGTTTTCTGTCCTTGTGCTCTGGCATTAGCAACCCCTACATCAATAATGGCTGCCATTGGTCAGGCTACCAAAAAAGGTATTATTATAAAATCTGGAGCAGCATTAGAAAATATGGGTAAGGTTGATACAATAACTTTTGATAAAACTGGAACATTAACTTATGGTAAATTAACAGTTAGTGATATATATTTTGATAAGGATATAATCGACAGAGAGAAATTTTTGACAATGACATCAAGCATTGAGAGGCTATCTGAGCATCCATTAGCTAAAGCAGTGGTGGAAAAAGCTAAAGAGGAAAATATAGATTTTATAGATTGTGAAAATTTTTCAATGACCCCAGGAAAAGGAGTAAAGGGTATAATTGATTCTAAGACCGTATATTGTGGAAAAGTAAATTACTTGAAGGAAAACAATATTACAATTGATAAGCAAATAGAATATAAGATCAATGACCTTCAAAATAAGGGAATGGCTCTAATTCTTATGGCAATTGATGATAAATGTGTTGGTGTAATTGGACTATCTGATATAATGCGTAATGATGTAAAAGTTATTGTTGATGAATTGAAATATATGAATACAGAAGTAGTATTACTCACAGGAGATAATCAAAAAACAGCTAATTTTTTTGCTGAAAAAATAGGTATATCAAATATTCACAGTGATCTATTACCGGAGGATAAAGTTTCTCATGTTAAAAGATTGATAAATAACAAGAAAATAGTGGCAATGGTTGGAGATGGGGTAAATGATGCTCCAGCATTAAAAACTGCAGATGTAAGTATAGCAATGGGTACAATGGGTTCTGATGTTGCAATTGAAGCGGCTGATATTGCGCTATTAGGAGATGATATTGGTAAAATACCATATGTAAAAAGACTTGCAAATGAAACTGTAAAAACAATTAAATTTAACATAACATTGTCAATGATTATTAATGTGCTCGCTATAATAATGAGTGTACTGGGACTTTTGAACCCTATAACAGGTGCACTTGTCCATAACGCAGGTTCTGTTCTTGTTGTGCTGAATGCAGCGTTGTTGTATGATAGAAATTATGAGAATAAACAGGGTAACAAAAATACCAGGTTAGCTAAAGCTATGTAA